The following proteins come from a genomic window of Salvia hispanica cultivar TCC Black 2014 chromosome 4, UniMelb_Shisp_WGS_1.0, whole genome shotgun sequence:
- the LOC125218387 gene encoding LOW QUALITY PROTEIN: protein TRANSPARENT TESTA GLABRA 1-like (The sequence of the model RefSeq protein was modified relative to this genomic sequence to represent the inferred CDS: inserted 1 base in 1 codon) gives MENSTQESHPRPENVVTYESPYPIYAMAISAVNRRRVAVGSFIEELKNRVDILSFSEDSSSLKPVPSLSFDHPXPPTKLLFHPSVSAPSNLLASSGDFLRLWEVKDSSIAAVSTLNNSKTSEYSAPLTSFDWNEVEPRRIGTSSIDTTCTIWDIDKGVVETQLIAHDKEVYDIAWGEAGVFASVSADGSVRIFDLRDKEHSTIIYESPMPDTPLLRLAWNKQDLRYMATILMDSNKIVILDIRSPTMPVAELERHSASVNAIAWAPQSARHICSAGDDAQALLWELPTVAGPNGIDPMSMYSSGAEINQLQWSAAQPDWIAVAFANKMQMLKV, from the exons ATGGAAAATTCGACCCAGGAATCCCACCCCCGACCTGAAAATGTCGTCACCTACGAATCCCCCTACCCAATCTACGCCATGGCCATCTCCGCCGTGAACCGCCGCCGCGTCGCCGTCGGCAGCTTCATCGAGGAGCTGAAGAACCGCGTCGACATCCTCTCATTCTCGGAAGATTCATCCTCTCTCAAGCCCGTCCCTTCTCTCTCCTTCGACCACC TACCCCCGACGAAATTACTCTTCCACCCCTCCGTCTCCGCCCCTTCCAACCTCCTCGCCTCCTCCGGCGACTTCCTCCGCCTCTGGGAGGTCAAGGACTCCTCAATCGCGGCCGTCTCCACGCTCAACAACAGCAAAACCAGCGAGTACTCGGCTCCGCTGACCTCATTCGACTGGAACGAGGTCGAGCCGCGGAGGATCGGAACGTCGAGCATCGACACGACCTGCACGATTTGGGATATCGACAAGGGCGTGGTGGAGACGCAGCTGATCGCGCACGACAAGGAGGTTTACGACATAGCGTGGGGCGAGGCTGGGGTTTTCGCGTCGGTTTCCGCCGACGGCTCCGTGAGAATCTTCGATTTGAGGGATAAGGAGCATTCGACGATCATCTACGAAAGCCCCATGCCGGATACGCCGTTGCTGAGATTGGCTTGGAATAAGCAGGATTTGAGGTATATGGCGACGATCTTGATGGATAGcaataaaattgtgatattGGATATCAGGTCTCCGACAATGCCGGTGGCGGAGCTGGAGAGGCATAGTGCTAGTGTGAATGCAATTGCGTGGGCGCCGCAGAGTGCTAGGCATATTTGCTCTGCCGGTGACGATGCCCAGGCGTTGCTTTGGGAGCTGCCCACGGTGGCTGGCCCCAATGGGATTGATCCCATGTCCATGTACTCTTCCGGTGCAGAGATTAACCAGCTGCAGTGGTCGGCCGCCCAGCCGGATTGGATTGCCGTTGCGTTTGCCAACAAGATGCAAATGCTCAAAGTTTGA